One window of the Shimwellia blattae DSM 4481 = NBRC 105725 genome contains the following:
- a CDS encoding NADH-quinone oxidoreductase subunit B family protein, translated as MSNLIGPRDANGIPVPMTVDESIASMKASLLKNIKRSAYVYRVDCGGCNGCEIEIFATLSPLFDAERFGIKVVPSPRHADILLFTGAVTRAMRSPALRAWQSAPDPKICISYGACGNSGGIFHDLYCVWGGTDKIVPVDVYIPGCPPTPAATLYGFAMALGLLEQKIHARDASELDTQPAQILHPDMVQPLRVRIDRTARKLAGYRYGRQIADDYMNHLAQGEAGIARWLEAENDPRLSEIVTNLNQLVEQERI; from the coding sequence ATGAGCAACTTAATCGGCCCGCGCGACGCCAACGGGATCCCCGTACCTATGACGGTGGATGAATCCATCGCCAGCATGAAAGCATCGCTGCTGAAAAATATTAAACGCTCCGCCTATGTCTACCGGGTGGACTGCGGCGGCTGTAACGGCTGCGAAATTGAAATCTTCGCCACCCTGTCGCCGCTGTTTGACGCCGAGCGCTTCGGGATCAAGGTGGTGCCCTCTCCGCGCCATGCGGATATTTTGCTGTTTACCGGTGCGGTGACCCGCGCCATGCGCTCCCCGGCACTGCGTGCCTGGCAGTCTGCGCCGGATCCGAAGATCTGCATCTCTTACGGTGCCTGCGGCAACAGCGGCGGTATCTTCCACGACCTGTACTGCGTGTGGGGCGGTACGGACAAGATAGTCCCGGTGGATGTCTATATTCCGGGTTGCCCGCCAACCCCGGCCGCCACCCTGTATGGCTTTGCCATGGCTCTGGGCCTGCTGGAGCAGAAAATCCACGCCCGGGACGCCAGCGAACTGGATACCCAGCCTGCGCAGATCCTGCACCCGGATATGGTGCAGCCCCTGCGGGTGCGCATTGACCGCACGGCGCGCAAACTGGCGGGCTACCGCTATGGCCGCCAGATTGCCGATGACTATATGAACCATCTGGCCCAGGGGGAAGCCGGTATTGCCCGCTGGCTGGAGGCGGAAAACGACCCGCGGCTGAGCGAAATTGTCACCAATCTTAACCAGCTGGTTGAGCAGGAGCGTATCTGA